The following is a genomic window from Babesia bovis T2Bo chromosome 4 map unlocalized Chr4_1, whole genome shotgun sequence.
GTGTGTAGCCACTCTACGACGTTGTAGTGTACTTTGGTGTGTAATTATTTTTTTCACaataaacaaatataatggATCGCTTGAACACATTGCGAGTGGCTTCCTGTGCCACTCGTCTGTTTGGTGGAATAGTACCTGGCACTTCCGCAATTAACTTGTATAATGGAAGGTTGCCTGTAGCTTCTGCTGACGGCTGCAGCAGCCATTGTACTGCACATAGCATACCTCTACCTGTTCAGGGTGGTCCTTTGGACTTTAATGATACGTTACCAATAGACTCAACACGGCTTCAATTACCGGTAAGTGCTTGTTTAGCTCATCATTTATGAATCTTTACTGACCCATCTTATGCTATACAGACACAATATCAGAGATCTATAAACGCTCCGGGTACATTACTACCTTTGCGTTTACCGCATATGATTGATACACCGGGTACGAGTTCACCCTGTCGTGTCATTGAATCTCCTGATCATGGTATATTCCATGTATATGACGTTGGTTTAACGTACCTATTAAACAAGATTCGTACTGATACTAAGCATCGCAAGCGTGCGTTTACTAAGCGTGGTTATTTTCGTCAATCGAGATCGATATTGCGGAAGGACAATCGTATGAAGTGGGTTATTTATGTGTTACattatgttatttataGGTTTGCATTTGCATTGCAGGGCATTGACTATGAGTATATAGAGAGTCTCAAGATGGGTGAGATTCCAGACATTCGTGAATACAAGAAGTGATCTTTATAAGTGGTGACTTCTTCCATTGTACTTATTTGGATATCTTTCTATACACATTAACTTCTaatgttataaaatatcGCATTCAATCATTTCCTAGTTTATTTAGTCATTAATTGTGTATCCAGTATTGATACTAGTTGCTATTAACATCGTTCGATGTTAGACAGGAATCCGGTCATTAGAAGAAGTTGCACTTGGCAGTAATTCATGTTAACAATGGTATGATAATGGAAGATGACTTTTGGGCCTCCATTGGTCGTCCTCGTTACGTTGCGGCTCCTATGGTCAACCAGAGTGAATTACCATTTCGTTTATTATGCCGACGATACAATGTTGATTTAACATACACTCCTATGCTTCACGGTCGCATATTCGTTGAGAATGAGAAGTACCGTGCAGTACACTTCCAGACATCTGATGATGATCGTCCATTGATTGCGCAAGTTTGCGGCGATGATGCTGGTACCATTACTCAGGCCGCTCGTTTATTAAAAGGGCATGTATCCGCTGTCGACCTTAACTTGGGTTGTCCTCAAGCCATTGCTAAAGACGGGCACTATGGCTCATTTCTTCTTGACGAGCCTGATTTGGTTACGTTGGTAATTTCATCTACAATTCACGTTATTCAGTGGCATTGTAAGCCGTGTTACACGGGAGGTCGGCATTGCAGTGACTTGCAAAATTCGCAAGGTTGATAAAGACTCTTTACAATCTACGTTAAACCTATGTTACAGTTTAGAGGTATTTGTTGGTTACATATCTATTCGATACACACTCAGCAAAGTGGATGTAAGGCTCTAACTGTCCACGGTCGTCACCGTTCTGAGAAGGGTACTAACGTTGGTGCTGCTGACTGGGATGCCATCCGCATTATTAAATCACGCTTGCGCATCCCGGGTAAGTTTTTTTGCCGCTGAGAATAAACATAGCACAGTGATTGCCAATGGTGGCATTGAGACTTTTGCTGACGTCGAACGTTGTTTATCTTACACTGGGTTAGTTTTAGTGTGATTAAATAAATACGTTCCAGTGCTGATGCTGTAATGTCTTCCGAATCGCTTTTGGAGCGGCCGTATTTATTTTCCGGTATTACATATGACCACCTCGACATAATGGACGAGTACCTGGGTATAGTTCGGCGGTTTGTTACGTTTTTGTTATGATATCATGGGTAGGTATCCTGATCAATCGCCTTGCTGCATCCGTGGTCATGCATTTAAGATTTTATTTCAACACTGTCAGCGCCACCCTGAGATACGCAATCGTTTAACTGACGCTATGAGTTTGGATGACTTTTCCAGTGTTGTGAGTTACTTGCGTACTGTGGATCTAGGCATGGAGTCCTACACACACGTGGAAGGTTCGTGGTATCGTCGTCATCGCAGTGCTGCTGGTATTGTTCCTAACTCTAGTAGCGGTGTTAACTATGACCCTGTTGCTTTTGAGGGCCTAGGCGGTCTTTTTGGGGGGTGAAGCAATATTCTTACACACGACATCACTGGTGCTAATTTTTATTCTATAGCCCACACATTGTTCATACAATGTTAGACACACGCTGTATACATGTTTATGttgattaatatatatcgtcTAGGCCCTGTGGCCTATGTTTTCTTGAGTTCATTGTTTGTGTCTTCTGACGGTCTCCATACCGGTTCAAAAGGTAAGTGTACTTACATAACGAGTTGCGATTCTTTTATTTTATGACACTGAGTGCTGTTTGTTTTATACCACCAGATGTGTGGAATGATGCACTTTGGTATTCACATTGTTACACGGCACATATTTACTCAGCTCGTTCTCGTAAGGGTTTTATGGACATCTTCGGCCTTACGGGTGATATTGCGCCATCTACATATCCTGTAATTAAGCTTAACCAGAATGTGAACAATGACTCTAGTTTTACTGCATTGCGTCGTTCTGAATTGGCTGATTTACAGTCGGAAGCATGGCGTCTAATGTCTCTACAGCGTCGTAAATTCACTGGTTTACGCAAGGATCTCAATAGACAGTTGAGTTTAATGGACGACTTGGCTGTTGCCATGGAGCGCCAGTAGCGCACATTGCTTAGGACTCGGTTTAAACAAAACAATCGCATATTTATAAAGCTATATTttgatagatatatcagTTGTTCATATTTATTATCACCTAGACATGGGTTGTTGCCACCTGATATTCCACGACACATTTCGTGGCGCCCTTAGTCCTTCCACATTTTACTTGTATATCGCACATTGTACTTAcattttacacattgtcATGGATGCCATAGTTGCTAAGGTGAACAATTTGCGTCAGCGTAGGTTATTTCCATGATTCCATGTTATCGCGCGTCTCGTTGGTCTAACGTATTTCCAGAATACCGTGACGTTGCTGCGGCTCATTCGCAGTTGTTGACACAACACAATGAGTGCACTGCAGTTTTGAAGGCACGTTTTGGTTGTTTGTATCATATCTGTTATCCAGGAGCTCCAGTTAGTGGAGTCCGATGCTAAGATATACAAGAGCACTGGCCCTGTACTTACTACTCAGAGCAAGGAAGACGCTATACATACGATATCTAAGCGTATAGAGTACATTAGCAGCGAGATGTAGGTTTAGTTAGTTTGCTAAAGAATTCTACAGTGAGGAGAAGACAAAGCTGATGTCTACATTGCAGGAATCCATCGAATCGGAGTGCAAGACGGTATgcatattttatatggtgctatatatctatacaGCTTGACAACATGGGTGCTCAACGTGCTCCTAATATTACGGGAGATTAACATTTTAAAGTTTGACTGCATTTATTTAAGCGTTGGTTTTGGTCTCGCCCTTGACCATGACACGCATACCAACGACACCACCGCTGGCTACGACAATGTTTTTAACCTTTTTCTGGTAATCGATGGTGTATTTGGATATCATTTCATTTTGGCGTGTTTCGATGTGCTTGTTCTTGTTGAAGAAGCTGGCGGTGACGTGTAGTGTCTTTTCATCGGCGAATACTATGCTGAGAACAACATTGTCACAAGTCTCGGTAAGTGCCCATGCTTCAATTTTAGGTTCATCGGTGAAGTTGGCGGTGTAGTGTTCTCCTACAGCGTGTGGGATTTGGATCTTGAGGAAGTCTCCCACTCTAACGATGCTTTCGCTCTTTTGTTCGATCATGATGATCAACTGGTCGTTCTTGCTGAACATGGCATCGAGTaccttttccttttccaGGTCGTATGCTGCGCTGTTTAGGGAATCCTTGTTCACTACCTCTCCGATATTGATGTCTGAGACAGAGGGCATGAGGTTCTTGTCCATGCAGGTGTAGTTAACGACAAGTCCGTGGTCTTCAGGTTTGACACCTACGATGTATGGCAGGCGCTGTTTGCCGTTAACCATTTCGACGGGGTTGAATATGTAATCATGTTTGTTGAAGATAGCCTTGTCGAGCAGAGCACCGATTTCGGTGACACGGAAAAGCTTACCGTTTTGTGTCTTCTCCTCCCAGAAGATGACTTCTGGCTGCTGCTTGGTGTTGGTTACAAAACCTCCCCAAAGTGCGGTGACAACACGTGGGAAAGTGTTGTTTGGGCACTTAATGTTGATGTTACCGCCCTTCTTGCATTCAACAGTCTTGATGTCCTCTTCGCCCTCTTGGTTCTTGGGTTCTACGAACTCAAATTTGGCCCTGAGGATGAAGGGTTTCTTGATGTTACCTGTGATACCTCCTAGGTACAGGTCAAGTAGACCGTTGGATGCCCTGGTGGGTATGAATGAGCAGCTGCTCCTGCCTTCACAGTAGAACTGAAGGATATCGAGACGGTTCCTCTTGGGGTCTTCCTCTTCACTTGGCTTACCGACCACATCCCAGGTGGCAGACTTGACGGAGAGCACGGATTCCGCTGGTGCCTTAACGATGACGTGTGCGTTTTCCTCGGATGTCAGGATAGTTTCGAATTTGCCGTTAGCGTGTCTAACAACATCGACGTAAGAGTGGTGGTGTGGCGGCCTGCAGTAGTACTGAGCGTCGATAACTTGGTAGATGCACTTTCCGTTGTCAGAGTTGTAGAGGTCCTTGCTAATTTTGCAGCTGCGCTTGTTTTGGCACAGTTCGAAGGCATTTTCCATGAAGGAGTTGGTGCAGTACAAGTTCCTGTAGATCAGGCTGTTGTGAAGACCGGCTCCGCGGAGCAGTGACACGTTAATGACTTCACCTTCATTGCATCCTAGTACCAAATCGTCATTGGAGTCAATGACTGAAATCATTTCACGTCCGATGGGAGCTGCTGGAGTTTTGCTGCATATACCCTTTACATTAAGCTTGTATTCAGCATTCTCGATAGGAAGACCCATGAAGACGAAGTTTCCATCCTCCACTTTCTCCAAGTGTGCTATGGGCTTGAGGACACAGTTGTTAAGACCTCCACAGATTTTAGAGATGTCCTTGGTCCTTTCGAACTTGATGTTAGGGTCAGCACCTGCATTAACATTTGGCCTTGTGGCAATCCATTCGGCCTTTTGGATGACAAGTCCCCTTCCAGTAGGGCAAGACAACACGGCCAATTGACGTTCAGGAATGTCTTCGTTGAACTCCTGGGTGATGGTGATAACCCTAGAGGTTGAGGTCGCGCGCACGAGAGTGTGGCACGTGGCTGCGCCTAATACAAACAATCCGAACTTCATTTTGGTTCTTCGTGCTTATATCTGCATGTGATGTACTTGGCATTACACATGTTTACTATCACAcatcagtatatatataacgaaGATTCCTAACATAAACACTTTATGTGTACGATATGGATAGTATAGATACTAATAGGATCGGTTAAACGTTGGTTTTACGTCGAATGCGCGCTGCTAATGTAGAGGCAGCTCGAGTTTGCTCTAGCCGCTGCCACCACCAGTTCATGCCATGTAAACTTACCATTTACGGAAttatttgcaatatttttTGCGGGACTAGCGCTCGTTCCGCGTTGAATTATAGTAATACCGTCGGTGCCCCGACGTCACGCGATTATGTGAGAATGTGCTCATGAGTGCTACCACGTCACGAGACTAAAGTGGCTTCGGTGCTGTTAATACGGACACCGATTGCTTGCATTTATATTACGATATTATTTCTATATCAATTGCGATGCTTAATGAGTTGCGGTTTTGCCTTTAGGCGTAGTTTTTTTACTACAGTATGTCACGGTACCCTGTGGGCTTAGTAGAATAGCAGTGAATTGACTGCTGAACATCCGGAACATACTCCACCGCCTGCTGTAGTTTCATTTTTAGTCCTAGCTAGGTATCCGCAGCATTCTTCTGTTACTACATGCTCTCCCCTAAAGACGGTACCTCCGTATATGCCCAGCTCAGTGAGGCAGCGTTCCACCGTTAGGTCGTAGCTTCCCTCTATATTGTTTTTTACGAACACAGCACGTTGTACGGGTGGCGTTATGCGTCTCATAAGGACGTAGTGGGCCATTTTTGCGCAATCATCTTTAATTCCTTCGCTAAGTATGGATGCAAGCTCGTTATTCACATAAAGTTCAGCGCCACCTTCCGCCTGCGACTTGAGTACGAAATTTTCAGGTTTTAGTATAGCCTCCTGTACAACCTCTCTATTCCCTGGCAAGGAGGGGTCAACTTGCTGTACATTTACGCTCCTAAACATCGCTAGGGCTTCTTTGAGTGAGTATCTATCGTTTGGTGTTACCAACTCTGACAATTGGGTCTCTATTCCAGGATTGCACAGTAAC
Proteins encoded in this region:
- a CDS encoding Dihydrouridine synthase (Dus) family protein; this translates as MIMEDDFWASIGRPRYVAAPMVNQSELPFRLLCRRYNVDLTYTPMLHGRIFVENEKYRAVHFQTSDDDRPLIAQVCGDDAGTITQAARLLKGHVSAVDLNLGCPQAIAKDGHYGSFLLDEPDLVTGIVSRVTREVGIAVTCKIRKVDKDSLQSTLNLCYSLEQSGCKALTVHGRHRSEKGTNVGAADWDAIRIIKSRLRIPVIANGGIETFADVERCLSYTGADAVMSSESLLERPYLFSGITYDHLDIMDEYLGIVRRYPDQSPCCIRGHAFKILFQHCQRHPEIRNRLTDAMSLDDFSSVVSYLRTVDLGMESYTHVEGSWYRRHRSAAGIVPNSSSGVNYDPVAFEGLGGLFGG
- a CDS encoding Prefoldin subunit family protein — protein: MDAIVAKVNNLRQQYRDVAAAHSQLLTQHNECTAELQLVESDAKIYKSTGPVLTTQSKEDAIHTISKRIEYISSEIEEKTKLMSTLQESIESECKTLDNMGAQRAPNITGD